From Orcinus orca chromosome 3, mOrcOrc1.1, whole genome shotgun sequence, a single genomic window includes:
- the LOC101273940 gene encoding LOW QUALITY PROTEIN: high mobility group protein B1-like (The sequence of the model RefSeq protein was modified relative to this genomic sequence to represent the inferred CDS: substituted 1 base at 1 genomic stop codon), whose amino-acid sequence MGKGDPKKPRGKMSSYAFFVQTCWEEHKKKHPDASVNFSEFSKKFSERWKTMSAKEKGKFEDMAKANNARYEREMKTYIPPKGETKKKFKNPNAPKRPPSAFFLFCSEYRPKVKGEHPGLSIGDVAKKLGEMWNNTAAGDKQPXEKTAAKLKEKYEKDIAAYRAKGKPDAAKKGVVKAEKSKKKKEEEEDDDDDE is encoded by the coding sequence ATGGGCAAAGGAGATCCTAAGAAGCCGAGAGGCAAAATGTCATCATATGCATTCTTTGTGCAAACTTGCTGGGAGGAGCACAAGAAGAAGCACCCAGATGCTTCCGTCAACTTCTCAGAGTTTTCTAAGAAGTTCTCAGAGAGGTGGAAGACCATGTCtgctaaagagaaaggaaagtttgAAGACATGGCAAAGGCGAACAACGCCCgttatgaaagagaaatgaaaacttatatcccTCCTAAaggggaaacaaaaaagaagttcaAGAATCCCAATGCACCCAAGAGACCTCCTTCggcctttttcttgttttgttctgaGTATCGTCCAAAAGTCAAAGGAGAACATCCTGGCCTATCCATTGGTGATGTTGCCAAGAAACTGGGAGAGATGTGGAATAACACTGCTGCAGGTGACAAGCAGCCTTAGGAGAAGACGGCTGCTAAGCTGAAGGAAAAGTACGAAAAGGATATTGCTGCATACCGAGCTAAAGGGAAGCCTGATGCAGCAAAAAAGGGAGTCGTCAAGgctgaaaaaagcaagaaaaagaaggaagaggaggaagatgatgatgatgatgaataa